A single region of the Gossypium arboreum isolate Shixiya-1 chromosome 12, ASM2569848v2, whole genome shotgun sequence genome encodes:
- the LOC128285468 gene encoding leucine-rich repeat extensin-like protein 3, whose amino-acid sequence MASIYPMQLLLVIAGFILRLALPLAASSSITTTSSQGEIKCDTCTPVVLPPPPPSPPVVIECPPPPAPPSYPPPLPPAPPMCPACPPCNLCPPPCPGCPPPPCNVCQVPSTSGPPPPQFVGGGVYSPPNGAVPYFPPPSYHWAGCSRHLELKLFVPIVLLLLSVTFSFF is encoded by the coding sequence ATGGCGTCGATTTATCCCATGCAACTGCTACTGGTAATTGCTGGTTTCATTTTGCGTCTCGCACTCCCTTTGGCTGCATCATCTTCCATAACAACAACATCATCCCAAGGTGAAATCAAATGCGATACTTGCACACCTGTTGTTCTTCCACCGCCTCCACCATCCCCTCCTGTGGTAATTGAGTGTCCACCACCTCCTGCTCCACCTTCTTATCCGCCGCCACTGCCACCAGCACCCCCGATGTGTCCTGCATGTCCTCCATGCAACTTATGCCCTCCACCGTGCCCCGGATGCCCTCCACCACCGTGCAATGTATGTCAGGTTCCATCAACTTCAGGACCTCCTCCTCCACAGTTTGTAGGTGGCGGTGTTTATTCTCCGCCCAACGGCGCGGTTCCTTACTTCCCTCCACCTTCATATCATTGGGCTGGTTGCTCCAGACATTTGGAACTGAAGCTTTTCGTTCCCATCGTTCTTCTATTACTGTCGGTCACTTTCAGCTTCTTCTAA